A stretch of DNA from Candidatus Bathyarchaeia archaeon:
AAGCAACTTCGACATAACCATAGACCAAATGCGGGACTTTGAACAGCTTGTTGATATAAAGGCTAAGGCAGCTCCAGAAAGCGCCGTAATCTACATCGGCGGCGGCGTGCCAAAAGACTTCATCCAACTAACAACGGTTGGAAGAAGCCTAACAGAATCCAGAAAATATGAGAGAACTTACCCACACAAGTATGCCATACAGATTACAACCGACGCGCCCCATTGGGGAGGCTTGTCAGGCTGCACTTTTGAGGAAGCCATAAGCTGGGGTAAGGAAGCCAAGGAAGGACGGAATGTGCAGTGCTACTGTGACGCAACAATAGCCCTACCAATAGTAGTTCACGCTTTGGCAGAGAAAATCGATAAAAGGGCAAAGGCGCCAGACTTGTCTTGGTTGTTTAAGGGTTTAGAATAGCCTTTGGCGTTTTCCATGGAGAAAGTGAAAGACTTCGAAATTTCGAAGGGCGTTTCCGCAGACACACTTATCCGACAGATGCTTGAAAGTGGAGGCTTCACAGCCAAAAATCTCGCCTTAGGAGTAGACATTCTTGAGGCAATGCTGAAAGAACGGGAAATCCTCAATTTTCTCTCTTTTCCTGCTTGTATTATTGCCACCGGCACGAGGGGCATAATCCGTGACATGGTTAAGCGTAAATGGTTCCATGTTCTGGTTACGACTTGTGGCACCTTGGACCATGATTTGGCACGTTGCTATCGTGACTATTTTCAAGGCGACTTTTACATGGATGACAAAGAACTGCATAGGAAAGGCATAAGTCGAATAGGCAACGTGCTGGTGCCAAACGCTAGTTATGGCGAAATAATCGAAGAGAAAATGACGGAGTTCTTGAACAGCATATACGCTGAGGGCAAGCGAGAACTTGCCACCTACGAGTTATGCTGGGAGATTGGCAAACGTCTCAACGAAAACTCCATATTGTATTGGTGCTGGAAAAACCATATACCCGTAATAGTGCCGGGCATAACGGACGGCGCGGTTGGCTACCAGATTTGGCAGTTCAGCCAAGACCACAAAGACCTAAAAATAAACGTGCTCAAAGACGAGCAACTCCTAAACGACATGGTTTGGGGTGCAAAAAAATCAGGAGCCCTAATAATAGGCGGAGGAATATCAAAACATCATGTCCTATGGTGGAACCTATTCAAGAAGGGACTAGACTACGCGGTTTACATAACAACAGCTGTCGAGTATGACGGAAGCCTATCAGGAGCCCGCCCAAGAGAAGCAATATCATGGGGGAAAATCCGAGAAAAAGCAAAAACAGTAACCATAGAGGCAGACGCCACAATCGCCCTACCAATAGTATATACAGCCCTCCTCGAAAGACTCTGAAATGTTTCAGGTAGGCAGTATAATTTTTAAATAGACAAAACCCGAAAAGGCGTAACGTTGAGGGAAATTCATGGTGGAAACAGGTAAGATTCTATATTTTGACGCACCCGGGCCTCAAAACACGGATCATGTAGTGGCCATGGTGAAGAAGAGGATTGAGAAAGGAGATGTTGGACACATTATTGTTTGTTCCATAACCGGAAAGACGGCATTAAAGGTAGCTGAAACTGTTAAGGGTATTGACGTCCATGTTTACTGCGTAAGTGGAGCTGCCTCTTGGCAGATTCATGGCTATAAATGGCCATTAATACGAGGTAGCATAAGAAGGAAACTTGAGGAATTAAAAGTCTGTATAGTCGAGAGGACACCTTCCACATTAAGCGGCGACACAGTTGACTATGGATTAGCCAGGTACGGCTGGGTTCCAGCAAGCTGGATTATAGCTGAAACGCTCGAGGCCGTCGGCGGGTATGGCTTAAAAACAGCTGTTGAAGGAATATTGGTTGCGACAGATTCGGGTGTGGTTCCACCCTATAACACAGTGATTTCGGTGGCGGGGACGGGCAGTGGTGCAGATACGGCAATATTAGCAAAGGCAACATTCTCCGCTTGCATATTCAGCCACGACCCAGACAAAAGATTTCAAATTCTCGAAATCCTCGCGATGCCGAAGAACAAAAAATGGCACAAAGCAATTGATGCAGGAGAATTTCACGTCAAAGAGACGACAAATATCTTGGGCCGTTAGTGGTTCTTATGAAGGTAGCTGTTTCTGGTAAGGGTGGTGTGGGCAAGACTCTTGTTGCTGGCGGTTTGGCGTACGTCCTAACCAAGATGGGGTTTAAGACTATTGCTATTGATGCTGATCCTTCGCCTAATCTTGCCTTGACTTTAGGCTTGTCCTCTGAGGAAGCCAGCCGTATAGTGCCTATATCCGAGAATAAGCAGCTTATCGAAGCGAAGACGAGTACTGGTTATGCTGGTGTTTTCCGCTTAACATTCACTGTTGATGATGTTGCTCGGGACTACGCTGTTATGACGCCTTTTGGAGTAAACTTAATTGTTATGGGGACTGTTCGTTCCGTTGGGGCTGGGTGCACTTGTCCGGCTAATGCTGTTGTTCGTTCGCTTTTAAGGCATTTGGTCGTCGAACGCGATGAAGCTGTTGTCTTGGACTTAGAGGCTGGTGTTGAGCATATGGGGCGGGGCACAGCACGGCATGTGGATGTCATGCTTGTTGTTGTTAACGCTAATGTGAAGGCTCTTGAAACAGCCAAACGCATCCATGAGTTAGGCGTGAAAGCCGGAATGAGCCGCATCCTCCTTGTAGGAAACAAAATTGAAAACGAGGCTCAAAGGGAGGCTGTTGAAGCCTTCGCCAACGCAAATGGTTTAGAGGTTCTGGATTTTCTACCATTCGACCCGAAGGTTGTGGAGGCTGAAATGCGGGGAGAAACACCCCTAAAATATGGGGATACCCCAGCCATTAAAGCCATAGAAAGATTATGCGACAAGCTCTTGCAAGGCAACACCTAATAATGCCCGAAACAATAGGATGGACAGCCGCATTAGGGGATTAGAAAAATGAAAATTCTCGTCACTATGGGGCGGGGAGGCACTGGGAAAACAAGCTTCGTAGCCCTAATGGCAAAATACTTCATAGAATTGGGTGAGGCTCCACTGCTTCTTGTGGACGCCGACCCAGACCAGAACTTGGGCGAAATGGTTGGTGTAGACCTTCACGCTGCTGGCAAGAAGTCCATTTCGGAACTTCTTGTTGAAACCTTCCTAGAGGAGGGCGGAACAACAGTTGGAGTGCCGCCAACAGAGCGTATTGAAAGCCGAATTTGGGCTCATGGAATGTATGAAGGTGAGCACTTTGATTTTATTGCGCTTGGGACAAAGTGGGTTGAGGGGTGCTACTGCCTACCAAACGCAGCCCTAAAAGGTGCTTTAGAGTCGCTAACAAAAAACTATAGGTATGTTCTAATAGACTCACCGGCTGGCTTAGAACACTTGAACAGGCGTATAACATCCAAGGTGGATGACATCTTCGACATCATCGACCCTTCAAAGAAGTCTTTTGACCATGTGGAGCGTGCTTACCGCGTTGCTAAGGAAGTTAAAATAGCCTTCCAAAACTTCTATGTTGTTGGCGGCTTCCGTTTTCCAGAAAATCTAGAAGGCCAAGCTCGAAAGGCGCTGCCCTTCAAGTTTTTGGGCAGAATCGCCTACGATGAGAACGTTGAGGAGTATGTGCTCGCTGGAAAGTCTTTACTGGGCATATCACCTGAAACTCCTGCCTACATTTCCGTTAAAAAAATTATGGAGAATGCTGGTTACGGCAAGGCGTAGCCCAATCTAATGTGATGTTTTGTTTAGGCTTCTAGAAAAGCTTAAAATGTTGGCTGCCGACATTAAAACCTTCTACTCCGGGTTGTGTTTACCTTGAGCAAGAAAGGATTACACGTGAAAATTGGGGAAATGAAAACAGGCTTGGGGCTTATAAAAAACCTTGAATTGTCCATTGGCAGAATAGTTGAGGAAGCGTGGGCTGAACCGATGGGTCCAACGCCTTTCCCATCGCTTACAGCCCTACGTGAATGGGACATGAAGCTTCTACAGCGTTATAAGCCCTTTTACCTGCCCTTCTGTGATGTATGCTGTCTCTGCACTTTTGGCAAATGCGACTTAACTGGAAATAAGCGTGGCGCATGCGGCATAAACATGGCTGCCCAACAGTCCCGCATAGTGCTTCTGGCATGCTGCATAGGCGCGGCAACCCATACTGGGCATGCCCGCCACTTGGTGGAGCATCTCATCGAGAATTATGGTAGAAGAATGCCCCTAGACGTTGGCGGCTTGAACATTCAAGTGGAAGCGCCAGTTACAAGGCTTGTCTGCGGAGTTAAGCCTGAAACCCTCGGCGACCTTGAAGAAATATTGGATTACGTGGAGACACAAGTTACCCACTGCTTGTCTGTTTGCCACACCGGGCAGGAGGGCAGCAACCTTGACTTTGAGTCGAAAGTTTTCCATGTGGGCATGTTGGACCACGTTGGCATGGAAGTGGCTGATATTGCCCAAATCGCCGCCTACGGCTTTCCAAAAGCTGACCCGGATGCGCCGCTGGTGGATTTAGGTTTTGGCACGGTAAACGTTGAGAAGCCAGTAATCCTCTGTATAGGACATAATGTTGTTCCATCCGTAGGTATAATCGATTATATGAAGGAGAATGGACTTGATGGGGAAATAGAAGTTTGCGGCTTGTGCTGTACAGCCCATGACATAACACGCTATTATAAAAGAGGGAAGATTATTGGACCAATTTCTTGGCAGTTGCGTTTCATAAGAAGCGGAGTTCCAGACGTTGTCGTTTTGGATGAACAGTGCATCCGAACAGACTCTTTCTATGAGGCTCAGCGGATTAAAGCTCCTGTTATTGTGGCTTCTGAAAAGAACTGCATGGGATTGCCAAACCGCACAAACGACCCAGCAGACGCCATAGTTGAAGACCTCGTAAGCGGCAAAATCCCAGGCGCATTAATCCTAGACCCAGAAAAAGTGGGCGAAGTCGCAGTCAAAGTCGCTTTGAGAGTGGCACCTTTGAGGAAAAAGTTTAAGGCGATTCCAGAAGTGGATGAGGTTCTGCAGAAGGCAAAGGAGTGCCGACAGTGCGGTGACTGCCGTAGAGCTTGCCCCCAAGACTTGCATATTCCAGAAGCCATGAAAGCCGCCATGGAAGGCTCTTTAGCTAAGCTTTCAGACTTATACGACTTGTGTGTTGGATGCGGACGATGTGAGGAAGCATGTCCAGTAGGCTTGCAAATCCACAGCTTCATTGTTAAGGCTGGGGAGAAGAAGCTCAAAGAGGAAACCTACAAGGTGAGGGCTGGAAGAGGCCCCATACAAGACGTGGAAATCCGGAATGTGGGAAGCCCAATAGTACTCGGCGAGATTCCGGGCGTAATTGCCTTTGTTGGATGTGCCAACTACCCGAAAGGCGGAATAGAAGTAGCGGAAATGTGCCGAGAATTCGCCAGCAGACGCTACATAGTCGTCACTTCTGGATGCGCCGCCATGACAGCTGGCATGTACAAGAACGAGGAAGGCAAAACACCCTATGAAGAGTTTACAGGCGAATTCACGGCTGGATGCATGGTGAACGTTGGTTCATGTGTTGCTAACGCGCATATCGCTGGCGCAGCAATAAAAATTGCCAACATCTTTGCAAAGAGAAATTTGCGCGCCAATTATGAGGAGATTGCCGACTACATCCTAAACCGTGTGGGCGCCGTTGGTGTTGCATGGGGAGCCTACTCCCAAAAAGCCGCTTCAATAGCCGCTGGCTTCTGGCGTTTAGGCGTTCCAGTAATTGTTGGTCCCCACGGCATAAAGTACAGGCGCATGCTTTTGGGAAGGGCTGACCATGAAGAAGACTGGTACGTTTATGATGCTAGGACCGGCGAGAAGGTCTATGTGGGACCTGCTCCGGAGCACTTGTTCTACGCCGCTGAAACTAAAGAGGAAGCAATGGTTATGATTGCCAAGCTTTGTATGCGACCCAACGACACAACGAAAGGAAGAGCAATAAAGCTGACGCACTATATTGATTTGCATAAGCGGTTGTATGGAACAATGCCAGAAGACATCCACCGCTTCGTGCGGACAATCGCCGACATACCAGTAACAATGAAGGATGAAATCATAAAGATTCTAGAAGAGAAGGGCTGGAAAGAGACGATAATCCCAGACCCGACGCTTCTGCCTAGGCTTATAAGGAAGAGGAAGGAGTGAGCGTTTATGGCGGCTGAACCTTGGCAAACAGCTGAAATCCCGGGGCCAAAAAAGGCTTTGGTTATTACTAAGCCCGAAGTTGTTGCTGCCATGATTAAGAGGGCTAAACGTCCAGTGTTTGTTGTTGGGCATAAGGCAGCTGAAATAGATTTTGATGGCGGAAAACTCATAGACTTCATAATCGAGTTTTCAAAGAAGAGCGGCATTCCAGTTGTGGCTACAGCTCACATGATAGGCGAGTTTACGAAGCGGGGTTTTAAGCCTGCTGCCTTCATGCCGGCGGTTGACATTGGAAACCGTCTTGTTGACCCAGATTGGGCTGGTGTTGACGGCAAGGGGCAGCATGACCTAGCCTTGTTTGTGGGGCTCTACTATTACATGGAGTGGACAATTTTGTCGGGGTTGAAGCACTTCGCCCAACACTTGAAGACTATCTCTTTGGATAATGTTTATCATCCCCACGCAAGTTGGTCTTTCCCAAACCTTTCCCACGAGGAGTGGGTGAAAAACCTTAAAGTCATAATGGAGAAAGTTTGAAGGAGGCGAAATAGAAAATGAGCATGTTTCAGGACATACCCGTCGACGTGGGCGTAATCTACGAGGGCGAACGCATCCGAAGAAAAGACATGTATGTGGAGCTCGGCGGACCGGACGTCAAAGAAAAATTCGAATTAGCAAGAGTCAAAAAGCCAGAGGAAGTTGAAGACGGAAAAATAACCATCATCGGACCGGACATTAAGGACATGGAGGAGGGCAAAACCTACCCGTTTGGCATTCTTATCGAAGTGACTGGCGCCAAACTTGAGCCAGAGCTGGAAGGCGTTATTGAGAGGCGTATCCACGCCTACTGCAACTATATTGAGGGTTTTATGCATTTGAACCAGCGTTACGACATTTGGCTACGATTGAGCAAGAAGTCCTACCAGAAGGGCTTAAACTCCTTTCAATATATTGGCAAGGTCTTGCATAGGCTGTTTAAGAGCGAACTCCCAATAATCGAGAAAATGCAAGTAACCTTCATAACCGACGCCGAGAAAGTAAAGGAGCTTTATCCCCAAGCACTGCAGATTTACGAGGCAAGAGACGCCCGAGCTAGGGGGCTTAAGGACGAGGAAGTGGACAAGTTTTATGGCTGTATCTTATGCCAGTCTTTCGCGCCGACCCACTGCTGTGTGATAACGCCCCAGCGCTATTCCAACTGTGGCGCTATAAGCTGGTTTGATGCCAGGGCTTCAGCCAACATAGACCCCAAGGGCCCCATATTCGAAATTAACAGAGGCGAGCTGTTAGACCCAGTTAGGGGCGAGTATTCAGGCGTGAATGAAGCTGTTAAGAAGCGAACCTTAGGTGAGATAAACCGTGTTTGGCTTTACACAGCTTTCGGTTATCCGCACACTTCTTGTGGCTGCTTTGAGGGTGTTGCCTTCTACATCCCAGAAGTGGACGGTTTCGGCATAGTGCACAGAGGCTATAGGGAGGTAACCGTGAACGGTTTAGCCTTCTCCACTTTGGCGGATTCAACGGCTGGCGGACGGCAAGTGGATGGTTTCCACGGCATATCCATCGAGTACATGCGTTCTCCAAAGTTTCTGCAAGCTGACGGCGGCTACCAACGCGTCGTATGGATGCCGAAAGAAGTGAAAGAACGCGTTAAGAACTTTATACCAGCAGAGCTTGTGGACAAAATCGCCACAGAAGAAGATGCCAAAACCATCGATGAGCTGAAGACTTTTCTCAAGGAGCGCAATCACCCAGTTGTTGAGCGCTGGAAAGAGGAAGTTGCAGCCGTTCCAGAGGCTGTTCCCGCGGAAGCTGAAACGCGGGAAGAAGCTGCACCAGCCATGGTGCCAACAATCACTGCGGCTACTCTGCCAATAACTGCAGGCGGATACAAAATCATACTAAAAGACGCCAAAATCTACGCCAAACGCGTCATAATTCGCTCTGTTAAGGGCGAGAAAGCAGAGAAAAGGTGAAAACACTTGGCTGAAAAGAGGGAAAAGGACGAAAGCGTTTTAGGGTTAAAGCTGAACTCTCGGCTGCTGGAACTTCTGGCAAAGCTTCAAGAAATTGAGCTTGAAGACTTTGAGATGGAGGTTGGCGACCTAGAGGTTTGGCTTCAGCCCGGCGCAGTGGCAGCCCCGGTGATTGCCCCGCCAAAAGTTGCCCCGCCAGTTAAGGTTAAACCCACCCAAATAATTGAGGTTGAATTTATTCCGCCAGTTGAAACCTATCCGGGAAGGGTTGTTGAGGTTAAGCTTGGAGCCACAAAAAGTGAGGGCGGGACAAGGGGCAAAACAGTGGTTATTGGCGGCGAAACCACCCCAGCCTTCTACACCTTTGAGAGGCCCACACCTCACCAGCCAGTCATATCCCTAGACGTTTTTGACATGGAAGTGCCATTAGCCAAGGCTGTTAAAATGCATGTTAAGGATGTTTTGGGCGACCCGGCGGCTTGGGCTAAATTGGCTGTTGAAAAGTTCGGCGCAGACATGATAACCATCCACCTCATCAGCATCGACCCGCTTGTCAAGGACGCCTCGCCAAAAGAGGCTGTTAAAACCGTTGAGGCTGTTGCACAAGCCGTAGATGTACCATTAATTATCGGCGGTTGTGGCGATCCAGTGAAGGATGCGGATGTTTTCCAAGAAATTTGCGAAACCTTTGCTGGCGAACGTTTCTTAATTAGCTCTATTACTCGGGATATGGATGTTGAACGCTGCGCAAAATTCATTAAGAAGAATGGACATGTGGCGCTTTCGTTTACGCCCATGGACTTGAACCTGGCTAGGGAACTTAACCGCCGACTATACGACTTCTTGCCAAAAGAGGACATAGTCATGGACTTGACAACTGCGGCTTTAGGCTACGGTCTAGACTACGCCTTTACAAACATGGAGAGGGCCCGCCTAGCAGCCTTGATGGGCGACCCAGAGCTAGCTCATCCTATGTCCTCTGGAACAACCAACGCTTGGGCAGCCCGTGAGGCTTGGCTCAAAATGGCTCCAGAGTGGGAGCCCCGCGAGCTTCGAGGACCCTTATGGGAGGTTGTTACTGCTTTGACGCTTCTACTGGCTGGTGTAGACCTCTTCATGATGATGCATCCAGCAGCCGTAAAAACCGTTAAGGACGTTATAGCCCAACTTATGGGCGGCAAATCTGGCAATGCCGATAGGCTTGTGGAATGGGTCACCGCCAAAGTTTAGAGGTTTAATGGAGGCTTAAGGCGTAATGAGTGAAAGAGAAGTCAAAGGCAAGATTGGCGTTAAAGAGCTTAGCCCCATAGACGTTTACAAGCTTTTGCCCCGAACAAACTGTAAGGAGTGCGGCGAAGAAAACTGCATGGCCTTCGCCACGAAAGTTGTAAACCGCGAAGTCCCAATTGAAAAGTGCCCGCCCATATTGAAGAAGGAGTTTGAGAAAGCCTACAAACAGCTTAAGGAAATGCTGAAACCAGCCATAAAAGAGGTTGTAGTTGGCACTGGCGAAAGGGCTGTTAAAATTGGCGGAAAACTTGTTATGTACCGCCACGAGCTCACATACTTTAACCCAACAGCCATAGCCATAGACATAACAGACGAAATGCCCGAAGAAGAAATCCTGAGCCGCATCAAGCGGGTCGAAGAGTTCCGCTACGAGTATATTGGACAAATCTTAAAGCTGGACATGATTGCTGTTCGTTCTACGTCCAATGACCCAGACAAGTTTAAGGCAACGGTGCGCAAAGTGGCTGAAAACACCAACCTACCAATGATTTTATGCTCATTGAATCCAACCGTTCTGGAAGCTGGCTTGATGGCAGCACCAAAAGCACGACCGCTTTTGTATGCAGCTACCAAGGATAATTGGCGGGAGATGGCTGAACTAGCCCTAATGTACGGCTGCCCGCTGACTGTTTTTGCTCCCAACAACCTTAAACTTTTGAAGTCTTTGGCGAAGACGCTTCTGGAATATGGCGTGGAAGACCTTATTCTGGACCCTGGCACCTTCGCGGGCGAGGGCTTGGCTGACACCCTAAACAATTTCACTATGATTCGGCGTTTGGCCTGCAAGCAAGGCGACGAACTTTTAGGCTTTCCATTAATGGGCGTTCCCATGACCGTTTGGCTTGAAAGCGCCGGGATAGCCCCAGAAATTGTCAAGTGGAGAGAAGCCTACTTGGCTGCTATGCTAATAGTACGTTTCGCCGACATCCTCATAATGCATAGCCTAGACGGATGGGCGCTCCTACCAAACGTTGTTTTAAGGGCTAACATTTACACCGACCCCCGCAAACCGGTAGCCGTAGAACCAGGCTTGAAGGTGTTTGGCACCCCAGACGAGAATTCGCCAGTCATGTTCACAACAAACTTTGCCCTAACCTACTACACAGTGGCTTCAGACATAGAGTCAGCAAAAGTAAACGCTTACTTGCTAGTGGTGGACACGGAAGGCATAGCCGTAGACAGCGCAGTAGCCGGAAGAAAACTAACAGCAGAAAAAGTAGCCGAAGCCATAAAAGCTTCAGGCATAGAAAACAAAGTGAAACACAGAAAACTGATTATTCCTGGAAAAGCAGCACGCCTAAGCGGAGAAATAGAAGAATTAAGCGGATGGCAAGTCTTGGTAGGTCCAAGAGACTCATCAGAGATCCCAAAATTCCTGCAAGAAAAATGGAACCCATAATATTCCCTTTTATTAAAGCATCACACTTCTGTTACATGCTGATTACATCCTAGCTTACAAAGGGTTTGGATAAAGATTTAAGATTTGAAATGGTTTTAGGAGAATAGCGGCTGCCGGGATGGCGGAGTGGATAACGCGCAGGCCTTGAGAGCCTGTGGCCCTTCTGGGCCGCGTGGGTTCAAATCCCACTCCCGGCGCTTTAAAATTGCCATTTGAGGTGTTTGTTCATGCGTTGCTCTGGTTGTGGAGAATGCTGTCGCGAAACTGAGATGGAGCTTTCAGGCGAAGACATAAAGAGGCTTGTGGATGCTGGTTACAGCCCTGAAGACTTCATAATTATCTGTGATGGAGTGCCCCGTCTTAGGAATGTTGACGGTTGGTGTTACTTTTACAGTAAAGCCATTAAAGGGTGTCGGGTTTATAGGATAAGACCTTTAGGGTGTCGCCTTTACCCTGTTGTGTATGTAGATGGTGAAGGTATAACCTTAGATGAGTTGTGCCCCATGAAGCACACGGTTTCAAAGGGGGAGTTTAGGAGTAAAGCGAGGATTCTCAAGAAACTTTTAGAAAAGATTTATGGAGAACACGTGTTGCGTTAACGGCGTTACGCTATTTTAAGTCCCATCCGAACAATGCCAAGTCAAAGTCTGTTATTAGACCCACAAGTTTGTTTTTAGCGTTTACAACCGGAATTCGCCTGAGATGCCTATTCTTCATTGTTTTGACGACTTCGAGGACTGTGCTGTTGGGTTTGCACGTCACAAGATCCTTTGTCATTATGTCTTCAACCTTGAGCTTTCTTACATCGGCTTGCGAATAAACAGCTTTTGTAATTATGTCCCTGAAGGTTAGTAGGCCGCGCAAAAATCCTTTTGAGTCTATGACTGGCAAGCATTCCACATCACATTCAATCATCTTTTTCACAGCATCTTCCACCGTGCTGCCAACGGAAACCGTGATTAGGTTCCTTGTCATAATTCGGTTAACTTTCACTTTAAGTGCGGCTAAATCCTTCATTACTAATCCAAACTCGTTTAAGAGAGCGAAAGGTGCTTAAAAATCTATTTATGCCAATGAACCCCTCAGTTTTTGTGATTGGAGAACAGCTACAAAAGCACTACAATCTCTATAGAATTTTGACCTTTTCAAAAGCTATTTTCTCTAGCCCCTCCCTCTCTAGAATTTTCGCCAATAGACCAGTCAATTTTAGGATGCCGAAAAATGCTAAATTGGATAGCCCTCTCTATTTTTTGGGTGAAGTATTTACCAAATATTTCTCGAACTGTTCCACGTATTTGTATCCACTATCGGGAAAAACGAGCACGTATACGCCTTTTTCCCCGGCAATTTTCTGGAAAGCGTGGACAACGGCTCCTGAACTTAACCCTGGTAGGAGACCTTCTTTTCTCGCTATTTTTATTGCGCCTTCGATGGCTTCTGACTGTTTCACGTCTATTATTTCGTCGAAAGTGGCATTGTGGAACCACTTCATGCCAGTTTCCACCCTTCTGATGCCGGGAATTACTTCGTCTGGTGCTGGTTGGACGCCCACAATTTTTACGCCGTTGCCATATTTGGTTTTGAAGTAGTAGGCTATTGCGCTCATGTGCCCTGATGTTCCCAGTCCGCCGATTATGCATGTGGGTTTTAAGCCTAGGCTGTTCAGTTGTTTGTCTATTTCTCTGGCTGTGTGTTTTAGGTGGACTTTGAAGTTGGCGTCGTTTTCGAACTGGTTTAAGTGGGCAGCCTTGTCGGCTTTTGCCTCCTTTTCAACTTGGCTTATTGCCTCGACGGTTAAGCCCACTGGAAGCCGCACAACATCTGCTCCGAGAACTTTCAGATAGGTGTCGCTTGCCCTCTGAATGGTTTTTGGTATGTAAAGCCTTGTTTTCACTCCAAGGATGTTGGCTATAGAGGTTAGGGCTATTCCGGTGTTTGTTGATGTAGCCTCATACAAAACCCTTTTAAGCTTTCTATTTTCCATGGCCTCTTTTATCATCGCCCAGCTTATTCTGTCTTTTATGCTGTTGCTGAAAGGGTTGTAGCACTCAAGCTTAGCCCAGACGCTTCGAGTGGCGGTGGACAGCGAATTAAGCCTTACAAGGGGGGTTGGCCAACCCTCATAGAGCAGTTCTAAAGTGCCATTGTAAACTTTAAGCGCTCTGCGGTTTTGCCTCTTTTCAGCCATCAACTTTTCAAGTGGAAAACTTATTTTGACTGGTTCTGCGAGGAGGCTGAAACTTTTTGGTGGAAGTTTAGGTCCTCTGGTTCCGGCTTGGACAACATCTTCCGCAGACAGGCTTCCCAGCTGCGGGTTTGATGTTTTAATTTCCACATTTTTCAGGTTCACCTTGAACGCGGGTGCCTTTTCTACAGAGAGCAAGTCGAGGGCTTGGAAAGCTTCATAGCCATAAAGCAATATGCCGGTTCTCTTGTCCACTATTAATGGAGTGTCAACAATTCCGGTTTTTAGGAATCTTGTGTATGCTGGCAGTACGTCGGCTAATTCAACACCCATAGCGGCTTTTATATTTTTTATGGGGGTTAGCATGGGTTCGCTTTTCAAAACTTCAAGCGGGATATCAACCCTCTTTTCAATCGATGATATGTGCACTAGGGTTTCGCTGTTTCTTATCATGTGACATGTTGTTTTAGGAGGGAAAAGTTTCCCAGATAGGGCTGCC
This window harbors:
- the cdhA gene encoding CO dehydrogenase/acetyl-CoA synthase complex subunit alpha, with product MKTGLGLIKNLELSIGRIVEEAWAEPMGPTPFPSLTALREWDMKLLQRYKPFYLPFCDVCCLCTFGKCDLTGNKRGACGINMAAQQSRIVLLACCIGAATHTGHARHLVEHLIENYGRRMPLDVGGLNIQVEAPVTRLVCGVKPETLGDLEEILDYVETQVTHCLSVCHTGQEGSNLDFESKVFHVGMLDHVGMEVADIAQIAAYGFPKADPDAPLVDLGFGTVNVEKPVILCIGHNVVPSVGIIDYMKENGLDGEIEVCGLCCTAHDITRYYKRGKIIGPISWQLRFIRSGVPDVVVLDEQCIRTDSFYEAQRIKAPVIVASEKNCMGLPNRTNDPADAIVEDLVSGKIPGALILDPEKVGEVAVKVALRVAPLRKKFKAIPEVDEVLQKAKECRQCGDCRRACPQDLHIPEAMKAAMEGSLAKLSDLYDLCVGCGRCEEACPVGLQIHSFIVKAGEKKLKEETYKVRAGRGPIQDVEIRNVGSPIVLGEIPGVIAFVGCANYPKGGIEVAEMCREFASRRYIVVTSGCAAMTAGMYKNEEGKTPYEEFTGEFTAGCMVNVGSCVANAHIAGAAIKIANIFAKRNLRANYEEIADYILNRVGAVGVAWGAYSQKAASIAAGFWRLGVPVIVGPHGIKYRRMLLGRADHEEDWYVYDARTGEKVYVGPAPEHLFYAAETKEEAMVMIAKLCMRPNDTTKGRAIKLTHYIDLHKRLYGTMPEDIHRFVRTIADIPVTMKDEIIKILEEKGWKETIIPDPTLLPRLIRKRKE
- a CDS encoding pyruvate kinase alpha/beta domain-containing protein: MVETGKILYFDAPGPQNTDHVVAMVKKRIEKGDVGHIIVCSITGKTALKVAETVKGIDVHVYCVSGAASWQIHGYKWPLIRGSIRRKLEELKVCIVERTPSTLSGDTVDYGLARYGWVPASWIIAETLEAVGGYGLKTAVEGILVATDSGVVPPYNTVISVAGTGSGADTAILAKATFSACIFSHDPDKRFQILEILAMPKNKKWHKAIDAGEFHVKETTNILGR
- the cdhB gene encoding CO dehydrogenase/acetyl-CoA synthase complex subunit epsilon, with product MAAEPWQTAEIPGPKKALVITKPEVVAAMIKRAKRPVFVVGHKAAEIDFDGGKLIDFIIEFSKKSGIPVVATAHMIGEFTKRGFKPAAFMPAVDIGNRLVDPDWAGVDGKGQHDLALFVGLYYYMEWTILSGLKHFAQHLKTISLDNVYHPHASWSFPNLSHEEWVKNLKVIMEKV
- a CDS encoding AAA family ATPase, which codes for MKILVTMGRGGTGKTSFVALMAKYFIELGEAPLLLVDADPDQNLGEMVGVDLHAAGKKSISELLVETFLEEGGTTVGVPPTERIESRIWAHGMYEGEHFDFIALGTKWVEGCYCLPNAALKGALESLTKNYRYVLIDSPAGLEHLNRRITSKVDDIFDIIDPSKKSFDHVERAYRVAKEVKIAFQNFYVVGGFRFPENLEGQARKALPFKFLGRIAYDENVEEYVLAGKSLLGISPETPAYISVKKIMENAGYGKA
- a CDS encoding deoxyhypusine synthase: MEKVKDFEISKGVSADTLIRQMLESGGFTAKNLALGVDILEAMLKEREILNFLSFPACIIATGTRGIIRDMVKRKWFHVLVTTCGTLDHDLARCYRDYFQGDFYMDDKELHRKGISRIGNVLVPNASYGEIIEEKMTEFLNSIYAEGKRELATYELCWEIGKRLNENSILYWCWKNHIPVIVPGITDGAVGYQIWQFSQDHKDLKINVLKDEQLLNDMVWGAKKSGALIIGGGISKHHVLWWNLFKKGLDYAVYITTAVEYDGSLSGARPREAISWGKIREKAKTVTIEADATIALPIVYTALLERL
- a CDS encoding P-loop NTPase is translated as MKVAVSGKGGVGKTLVAGGLAYVLTKMGFKTIAIDADPSPNLALTLGLSSEEASRIVPISENKQLIEAKTSTGYAGVFRLTFTVDDVARDYAVMTPFGVNLIVMGTVRSVGAGCTCPANAVVRSLLRHLVVERDEAVVLDLEAGVEHMGRGTARHVDVMLVVVNANVKALETAKRIHELGVKAGMSRILLVGNKIENEAQREAVEAFANANGLEVLDFLPFDPKVVEAEMRGETPLKYGDTPAIKAIERLCDKLLQGNT